One Cervus canadensis isolate Bull #8, Minnesota chromosome 13, ASM1932006v1, whole genome shotgun sequence DNA segment encodes these proteins:
- the LOC122451704 gene encoding translation initiation factor IF-2-like has translation MPGAPPRGFARASPISEREERREKETRAEGRVEKAKGLEVSAGPVGNVRHFPIHPRRLTTCPRDAEALEDQFFGSGRGCAPGPGGERRRPPSTALVAGDSELCSRARPAPSACPAPGRRSLALVSAPVSGAGRSPRKRKGTRTTSDGAEEEEEEEEADQQDGPCCRSSLSSRWGAGGGAGGGGGGRGPAAWDRVRVDGGSGGGGGCPGGGDGRGDSELRGATARTSAKKTISE, from the exons GAGGAGAGAcgtgaaaaagaaacaagagcaGAGGGACGAGTTGAGAAAGCCAAGGGGCTAGAGGTGAGCGCGGGACCGGTTGGAAACGTCAGACATTTTCCAATTCACCCTCGCCGTCTGACCACTTGCCCGCGGGACGCCGAGGCGCTGGAGGACCAGTTCTTCGGCTCAGGGCGTGGGTGCGCGCCGGGTCCAGGCGGGGAGCGACGCCGCCCTCCCTCCACGGCGTTGGTGGCGGGTGACTCAGAGCTTTGCTcccgcgcccgccccgccccctccgccTGCCCCGCCCCCGGAAGGAGGAGCCTCGCCCTCGTCTCCGCCCCAGTCTCTGGGGCGGGCCGGAGCCcgaggaagaggaaggggacgAGGACAACGAGCGACggggcggaggaggaggaggaggaagaggaggccgACCAACAAGATGGCCCCTGCTGCAGGAGCAGCCTCAGCAGCAGGTGGGGGGCCGGAGGCGGCGCtggtggtggcggcggcggccgTGGCCCGGCGGCCTGGGACAGAGTCAGAGTCGACggtggcagcggcggcggcggtggctgCCCCGGCGGTGGCGACGGCCGCGGGGACTCggagctgagaggagctactgCTCGGACCAGCGCG AAGAAAACCATAAGTGAATGA